A window from Citrus sinensis cultivar Valencia sweet orange chromosome 3, DVS_A1.0, whole genome shotgun sequence encodes these proteins:
- the LOC127900818 gene encoding uncharacterized protein LOC127900818 — translation MSKGKEKVIEVDDDELDFPPSLLADPAFDPGIPLEPIRSSVGTSARRMSPQTTSSSDSSDEEGSSGSENTLSEGQGDDSGEASPSGAPRPEGRSRIGGRALSRDYAIDYMTCTTTFDELEDLRLRYSIPGEILLKVPGKKDAPSRPPRGYVTLYLDSFKYGLRCPLQPYFARVLSGLNLSPGQLNPNGWRVLSGLFILWDRCCQSEPTIDEVKHLYQLKSSPKDAVSWGVHFPLKPDQLKRVEAVRANSCSSRELLSTYNLLESRLILPGHRMEDAVIGALTRKRSRPPTTKGDQSKDAPTAKRANVVQQAPPLKILPPAPEKVGEASGVATGPATSSLPVGPRSRLPDSRAEHLVPYLNELTKLVSKKELEDFDGRTLGELVGAMQHSAFHLSCMTTYYKAKVGRYDRKMKEDIQSATTRADVAEKKAGELNLENLKLIEQ, via the exons ATGTCGAAGGGCAAAGAGAAGGTCATTGAGGTTGACGACGACGAGTTGGACTTCCCACCTAGTCTGCTCGCTGATCCCGCTTTTGATCCCGGGATCCCCTTAGAGCCCATTAGGTCTAGTGTTGGTACTAGCGCTAGGAGGATGTCTCCCCAAACAACCTCCTCGAGCGACAGTAGCGATGAAGAAGGATCTTCTGGATCGGAGAACACCTTGAGTGAGGGTCAAGGGGATGATTCTGGTGAGGCGTCCCCATCAGGAGCGCCGCGACCAGAAGGGAGGAGTAGAATAGGAGGTAGAGCCCTATCGCGGGACTACGCTATTGATTACATGACGTGCACGACCACGTTTGATGAGCTCGAGGACCTCCGGCTGAGGTATAGCATTCCTGGTGAAATACTTCTCAAGGTCCCAGGAAAGAAGGATGCTCCTAGCCGGCCTCCTAGGGGATATGTTACCCTGTACCTGGATAGCTTTAAGTACGGGCTGAGATGTCCCTTGCAACCTTACTTTGCCCGGGTACTTAGCGGGCTAAATCTATCTCCTGGTCAGCTGAACCCAAATGGTTGGAGAGTgctctctggtctgttcatattgtgggacagatgttgTCAAAGCGAGCCCACAAttgatgaggtgaagcacCTGTACCAGCTAAAGAGCAGCCCCAAAGATGCCG TTTCTTGGGGTGTCCACTTCCCGCTCAAACCTGACCAGCTTAAACGGGTCGAGGCGGTACGGGCCAATTCTTGCTCGAGCCGAGAACTGTTAAGCACATACAACTTGCTCGAGTCTCGCTTGATACTTCCTGGCCATAGGATGGAGGACGCTGTGATTGGGGCCCTGACCCGAAAACGTTCTCGACCTCCAACCACGAAGGGGGACCAGAGTAAGGATGCCCCTACTGCAAAGCGGGCCAACGTCGTGCAGCAGGCCCCACCCTTGAAGATTTTACCTCCAGCCCCTGAAAAAGTTGGGGAAGCCAGTGGAGTAGCCACAGGTCCTGCTACCTCTTCTCTTCCTGTCGGGCCTCGATCTCGCTTACCCGACAGCCGAGCAGAACATCTGGTCCCTTACCTCAATGAGTTAACCAAACTCGTGAGCAAGAAGGAGCTGGAGGATTTTGACGGCCGCACCTTGGGTGAGCTGGTGGGGGCCATGCAGCATAGCGCCTTCCACCTCAGCTGCATGACCACCTATTACAAGGCTAAGGTGGGCCGCTACGaccggaagatgaaggaagATATTCAATCGGCGACGACCAGAGCTGACGTTGCCGAGAAGAAAGCAGGGGAGCTGAACCTCGAGAACCTGAAGCTGATAGAGCAATAA